A part of Cuculus canorus isolate bCucCan1 chromosome 23, bCucCan1.pri, whole genome shotgun sequence genomic DNA contains:
- the PHLDB1 gene encoding pleckstrin homology-like domain family B member 1 isoform X17: protein MGSEQAAKLDGGCDAAGAGWKELHPEGRAGGTAGDSCPVRSQQQPVPESAWRLRAGTMEAPGRAPASPARRVQTIIQNSPLDLIDTGKGLKVQTEKPHLVSLGSGRLSTAITLLPLEEGRTTIGTAATDIILQGPGLAPQHCYIENERGTLTLHPCGNACAIDGVALQRPTRLTQGCTISLGQATFLRFNHPAEAKWMKSMIPAGGRSPAASFGLPAKPEALVNGSHQPAEHGRPSHSSLVSSIEKDLQDIMDSLVLEEPASSGSKKPPTRGRSPLSPMVNGGGRCLLSPPASPGTASGGSSYENASPAFSPLSSPASSGGCTSPSPSSSQEQGPAMPPLVPLRSSSYNHTVQPPQRPPGGGPGEPWPPEKLGDPRASSPRLTPRAAPRARGALQDRPPSPFREVRDPSAASRQPLGRTAPEPRLQPPESPRAARRNVESMRELPPLSPNLSRRAPSPRAAPDTPSLQPRLGREVPGSPRARRKGLEEPRGAGSPSPPLPAETPPRRPSFGSCLSPAYGLGSPAVPSPRQSPRVPRKLLGDPRLPTGPRERKNSITEISDNEDELLEYHRRQRQERVREQEMERLERQRLETILNLCAEYTKTDSAEPGDMHWLLAGDADAGRRLPRGAVALGRAVEELRQRESLERSDEENLKEECSSTESTHHEHEELAGPRAKEAQRLEEERAGILGHLDQLKSRVKELEQQLQETTREAEMERALLQGERESEAARLRQEQELAQQLQEKLSSLDSSIWKERDKEAEVLETEAKLFEDLEFQQLERESRLEEEREARGQQLLQSRAECHRSIARRKERVAALDAQAAQIRLQSTQEAERLARERNSVLQLLQKEKEKLVSLERRYQLVTGGRTFPKMSSALREVYRAKTEGDTGALPSRMKSGTPSSSQLNLSVLGRSPSPKLTACPPAQGPPSPAGSLPRNLAATLHDIETKRQLALQQKGQQVIEEQKRRLAELKQKAAAEAQSQWEALHGQPPFPTAFPQLVHHSILHHHRPHGSGSRAEELDHAYDTLSLESSDSLETSISTGNNSACSPDNISSASGMEAGKIEEMEKMLKEAHAEKSRLMESREREMELRRQALEDERRRREQLERRLQDETARRQKLVEKEVKLREKHFSQARPLTRYLPIRKEDFNLRLHIESSGHNVDTCYHVILTEKMCKGYLVKMGGKIKSWKKRWFVFDRMKRTLSYYVDKHETKLKGVIYFQAIEEVYYDHLRSAAKSPNPALTFCVKTHDRLYYMVAPSAEAMRIWMDAIVTGAEGYTQFMS, encoded by the exons ATGGGGAGCGAGCAGGCAGCCAAGTTGGACGGAGGCTGCGATGCTGCGGG AGCCGGCTGGAAGGAGCTGCACCCCGAGGGACGGGCTGGGGGCACAGCGGGCGACTCCTGCCCGGTGAGGAGCCAG cagcagcctgtgcctgAGAGTGCCTGGCGTCTCCGAGCGGGCACCATGGAGGCTCCCGGCAGGgctcctgccagcccagcccGCAGAGTCCAGACCATCATCCAG AACAGCCCCCTGGACCTGATCGACACGGGCAAGGGGCTGAAGGTGCAGACGGAGAAGCCGCACTTGGTGAGCCTGGGCAGCGGCCGGCTCAGCACCGCCATCACTCTCCTGCCCCTGGAGGAAG GGAGGACCACCATCGGCACAGCTGCGACAGACATCATCCTGCAGGGCCCTGGCCTGGCGCCCCAGCACTGCTACATCGAGAACGAGAGGGGGACGCTCACCCTGCACCCCTGCGGCAACGCCTGCGCCATCGACGGCGTGGCGCTCCAGAGGCCCACGCGCCTCACCCAGG GGTGCACCATCTCTTTGGGCCAGGCCACTTTCCTCCGCTTCAACCATCCTGCCGAGGCCAAGTGGATGAAGAGCATGATCCCGGCGGGAGGCAGGAGCCCGGCGGCTTCCTTTGGGCTACCAGCAA AGCCCGAGGCCCTGGTGAACGGCAGCCACCAGCCGGCTGAGCACGGGCGCCCCAGCCACAGCTCCCTGGTCAGCTCCATCGAGAAGGACCTGCAGGACATCATGGACTCGCTGGTGCTGGAGGAGCCGGCGTCCTCTGGCAGCAAGAAGCCACCCACCCGCGGCCGATCCCCCTTGTCCCCCATGGTGAACGGGGGTGGCCGTTGCCTCCTGTCCCCCCCGgccagccctggcacagcctcGGGGGGCTCCAGCTACGAGAATgcctccccagccttctcccCACTGTCGTCGCCGGCCAGCAGCGGCGGCTGCACCAGCCCCTcgcccagcagcagccaggagcagggcCCGGCCATGCCCCCCCTCGTCCCGCTCCGCTCCTCCAGCTACAACCACACCGTGCAGCCCCCTCAGCGCCCGCCCGGCGGGGGTCCCGGTGAGCCTTGGCCACCCGAGAAGCTGGGGGACCCCCGTGCGAGCAGCCCCCGGCTGACCCCCAGGGCGGCTCCGCGGGCGCGGGGAGCCCTGCAGGATCGGCCCCCCAGCCCCTTTCGGGAGGTGCGGGACCCCTCGGCCGCCAGCCGGCAGCCCCTTGGCAGGACGGCCCCCGAGCCCCGGCTGCAGCCCCCCGAGAGCCCGCGGGCAGCTCGCAGGAACGTGGAGAGCATGCGGGAGCTGCCCCCCCTGAGCCCCAACTTGTCGCGACGGGCCCCCAGCCCCCGGGCAGCCCCCGACACCCCCTCTTTGCAGCCCCGGCTGGGCAGGGAGGTGCCCGGCAGCCCCCGTGCCAGGCGCAAGGGGCTGGAGGAACCGAGGGGTGCCGGGAGCCCTTCGCCCCCGCTGCCAGCGGAGACCCCTCCGCGCCGCCCCAGCTTTGGCTCCTGCCTGAGCCCCGCGTACGGGCTGGGCTCCCCGGCCGTGCCCTCGCCCCGGCAGAGCCCCCGCGTCCCCAGGAAGCTGTTGGGGGACCCCCGGCTGCCAACGGGGCCTCGAGAGCGCAAGAACAGCATCACCGAGATCAGTGACAATGAGGATGAGCTGCTGGAATACCACCGGCGGCAGCGGCAGGAGCGGGTGCgggagcaggagatggagcGCCTG GAGCGGCAGCGCCTGGAGACCATCCTGAACCTCTGCGCCGAATACACCAAGACCGACAGCGCCGAGCCGGGTGACATGCACTGGCTCCTGGCTGGCGACGCGGATGCTGGCCGGCGGCTGCCCAGGGGTGCCGTGGCGCTGGGTAGAGCCGTTGAGGAGCTGCGGCAAAGGGAGAGTCTGGAGAGGTCGGACGAGGAGAACCTGAAGGAGGAGTGCAGCAGCACTGAGAGCACCCACCACGAG CACGAGGAGCTGGCTGGCCCCCGAGCCAAGGAGGCACAGCGGCTGGAGGAGGAGCGCGCTGGCATCCTCGGCCACCTGGACCAGCTGAAGAGCCGTGtcaaggagctggagcagcagctgcaggagacgACACGAGAG GCAGAGATGGAGCGGGCGCTGCTGCAAGGCGAGCGGGAATCGGAGGCGGCGCGGCTGCGGCAAGAGCAGGAGttggcacagcagctgcaggagaagctcTCCAGCCTGGACAGCAGCATCTGGAAGGAGCGGGACAAG GAGGCGGAGGTGCTGGAGACGGAGGCCAAGCTGTTTGAGGACCTGGAGTTCCAGCAGCTGGAGCGGGAGAGCCGCCTCGAGGAGGAGCGGGAGGCACGgggacagcagctcctgcagagccGGGCTGAGTGCCACCGCAGCATCGCCCGAAGGAAG GAGCGAGTGGCCGCACTGGatgctcaggctgcccagatcCGGCTGCAGAGCACTCAGGAGGCCGAGCGCCTGGCCAGGGAGAGGAACAGcgtcctgcagctcctgcagaag gagaaggagaaactcGTGTCTCTGGAGAGGCGATACCAGCTCGTCACCGGTGGCAGGACCTTCCCCAAAATGTCCTCAGCTCTCAGGGAG GTCTATCGTGCCAAAACAGAGGGCGACACCGGTGCCCTCCCCTCTCGGATGAAGAGCGGGACCCCCTCATCCTCACAGCTCAACCTCTCCGTACTGGGGCGCAGCCCCTCACCCAAG ctgaCCGCCTGCCCTCCTGCCCAGGGCCCCCCGAGCCCCGCGGGCAGCCTGCCCCGCAACCTGGCCGCCACGCTGCACGACATCGAGACCAAGCGCCAGCTGGCCCTGCAGCAGAAGG GTCAGCAGGTGATCGAGGAGCAGAAGCGGCGACTGGCGGAGTTGAAGCAGAAAGCGGCCGCCGAGGCTCAATCCCAGTGGGAAGCCCTGCACGGGCAGCCTCCCTTCCCCACTGCCTTCCCCCAGCTCGTGCATCATTCCATCCTCCACCATCACCGTCCCCACGGCAGCGGGTCCCGCGCTGAGGAGCTGGACCACGCGTACGACACCCTGAGCCTGGAGAGCTCGGACAGCCTGGAGACCAGCATCTCCACCGGCAACAACTCTGCCTGCTCGCCTGACAACATCTCCAG TGCCAGCGGGATGGAAGCGGGGAAGattgaggagatggagaagatgctgAAGGAGGCACACGCGGAGAAGTCACGGCTGATGGAGTCTCGG GAGCGCGAGATGGAGCTGCGGCGGCAGGCACTGGAGGACGAGCGCCGGCGCCGGGAGCAGCTGGAACGGCGGCTGCAGGACGAGACCGCGCGGCGACAGAagctggtggagaaggaggtcAAGCTGCGGGAGAAGCACTTCTCGCAG GCTCGTCCCTTGACGCGGTACCTCCCCATCCGCAAGGAGGATTTCAACCTGCGGCTGCACATCGAGTCCTCAGGCCACAACGTGGACACCTGCTACCACGTCATCCTGACGGAGAAGATGTGCAAGGGCTACCTGGTCAAGATGGGCGGCAAGATCAAGTCTTGGAAGAAGCGCTGGTTCGTCTTTGACCGCATGAAACGCACTCTCTCCTACTACGTGG ATAAACACGAGACAAAGCTGAAGGGCGTCATCTATTTCCAAGCCATCGAAGAGGTTTATTACGACCACCTCCGCAGCGCGGCGAAG agcCCCAACCCCGCCCTCACCTTCTGCGTCAAGACCCACGACCGCCTCTACTACATGGTGGCCCCCTCGGCGGAGGCCATGCGCATCTGGATGGACGCCATCGTCACCGGTGCCGAGGGCTACACCCAGTTCATGAGCTGA
- the PHLDB1 gene encoding pleckstrin homology-like domain family B member 1 isoform X15, which produces MDSLVLEEPASSGSKKPPTRGRSPLSPMVNGGGRCLLSPPASPGTASGGSSYENASPAFSPLSSPASSGGCTSPSPSSSQEQGPAMPPLVPLRSSSYNHTVQPPQRPPGGGPGEPWPPEKLGDPRASSPRLTPRAAPRARGALQDRPPSPFREVRDPSAASRQPLGRTAPEPRLQPPESPRAARRNVESMRELPPLSPNLSRRAPSPRAAPDTPSLQPRLGREVPGSPRARRKGLEEPRGAGSPSPPLPAETPPRRPSFGSCLSPAYGLGSPAVPSPRQSPRVPRKLLGDPRLPTGPRERKNSITEISDNEDELLEYHRRQRQERVREQEMERLERQRLETILNLCAEYTKTDSAEPGDMHWLLAGDADAGRRLPRGAVALGRAVEELRQRESLERSDEENLKEECSSTESTHHEHEELAGPRAKEAQRLEEERAGILGHLDQLKSRVKELEQQLQETTREAEMERALLQGERESEAARLRQEQELAQQLQEKLSSLDSSIWKERDKERAKVDAERKELEHLRALYHESKSHLAQCPESMREQLREQMRREAEVLETEAKLFEDLEFQQLERESRLEEEREARGQQLLQSRAECHRSIARRKERVAALDAQAAQIRLQSTQEAERLARERNSVLQLLQKEKEKLVSLERRYQLVTGGRTFPKMSSALREETLHISEPFELLEGAQPLSPLPAAAASLASPATRSYPKAQEYMTVEQLSGILGGLRATAASPLGCTPPAPSSSGCAAPPPLLASHSSLSISAEMEPQTPVGPAWLPALDLEKWYQEVMAGFETSSSSVSPPSSPPPLPAKAHSSHKPLQVYRAKTEGDTGALPSRMKSGTPSSSQLNLSVLGRSPSPKLTACPPAQGPPSPAGSLPRNLAATLHDIETKRQLALQQKAEPLPAEPLQQGNLPGQQVIEEQKRRLAELKQKAAAEAQSQWEALHGQPPFPTAFPQLVHHSILHHHRPHGSGSRAEELDHAYDTLSLESSDSLETSISTGNNSACSPDNISSASGMEAGKIEEMEKMLKEAHAEKSRLMESREREMELRRQALEDERRRREQLERRLQDETARRQKLVEKEVKLREKHFSQARPLTRYLPIRKEDFNLRLHIESSGHNVDTCYHVILTEKMCKGYLVKMGGKIKSWKKRWFVFDRMKRTLSYYVDKHETKLKGVIYFQAIEEVYYDHLRSAAKSPNPALTFCVKTHDRLYYMVAPSAEAMRIWMDAIVTGAEGYTQFMS; this is translated from the exons ATGGACTCGCTGGTGCTGGAGGAGCCGGCGTCCTCTGGCAGCAAGAAGCCACCCACCCGCGGCCGATCCCCCTTGTCCCCCATGGTGAACGGGGGTGGCCGTTGCCTCCTGTCCCCCCCGgccagccctggcacagcctcGGGGGGCTCCAGCTACGAGAATgcctccccagccttctcccCACTGTCGTCGCCGGCCAGCAGCGGCGGCTGCACCAGCCCCTcgcccagcagcagccaggagcagggcCCGGCCATGCCCCCCCTCGTCCCGCTCCGCTCCTCCAGCTACAACCACACCGTGCAGCCCCCTCAGCGCCCGCCCGGCGGGGGTCCCGGTGAGCCTTGGCCACCCGAGAAGCTGGGGGACCCCCGTGCGAGCAGCCCCCGGCTGACCCCCAGGGCGGCTCCGCGGGCGCGGGGAGCCCTGCAGGATCGGCCCCCCAGCCCCTTTCGGGAGGTGCGGGACCCCTCGGCCGCCAGCCGGCAGCCCCTTGGCAGGACGGCCCCCGAGCCCCGGCTGCAGCCCCCCGAGAGCCCGCGGGCAGCTCGCAGGAACGTGGAGAGCATGCGGGAGCTGCCCCCCCTGAGCCCCAACTTGTCGCGACGGGCCCCCAGCCCCCGGGCAGCCCCCGACACCCCCTCTTTGCAGCCCCGGCTGGGCAGGGAGGTGCCCGGCAGCCCCCGTGCCAGGCGCAAGGGGCTGGAGGAACCGAGGGGTGCCGGGAGCCCTTCGCCCCCGCTGCCAGCGGAGACCCCTCCGCGCCGCCCCAGCTTTGGCTCCTGCCTGAGCCCCGCGTACGGGCTGGGCTCCCCGGCCGTGCCCTCGCCCCGGCAGAGCCCCCGCGTCCCCAGGAAGCTGTTGGGGGACCCCCGGCTGCCAACGGGGCCTCGAGAGCGCAAGAACAGCATCACCGAGATCAGTGACAATGAGGATGAGCTGCTGGAATACCACCGGCGGCAGCGGCAGGAGCGGGTGCgggagcaggagatggagcGCCTG GAGCGGCAGCGCCTGGAGACCATCCTGAACCTCTGCGCCGAATACACCAAGACCGACAGCGCCGAGCCGGGTGACATGCACTGGCTCCTGGCTGGCGACGCGGATGCTGGCCGGCGGCTGCCCAGGGGTGCCGTGGCGCTGGGTAGAGCCGTTGAGGAGCTGCGGCAAAGGGAGAGTCTGGAGAGGTCGGACGAGGAGAACCTGAAGGAGGAGTGCAGCAGCACTGAGAGCACCCACCACGAG CACGAGGAGCTGGCTGGCCCCCGAGCCAAGGAGGCACAGCGGCTGGAGGAGGAGCGCGCTGGCATCCTCGGCCACCTGGACCAGCTGAAGAGCCGTGtcaaggagctggagcagcagctgcaggagacgACACGAGAG GCAGAGATGGAGCGGGCGCTGCTGCAAGGCGAGCGGGAATCGGAGGCGGCGCGGCTGCGGCAAGAGCAGGAGttggcacagcagctgcaggagaagctcTCCAGCCTGGACAGCAGCATCTGGAAGGAGCGGGACAAG GAAAGGGCAAAGGTTGATGCTGAAAGGAAGGAGCTAGAGCACCTCCGGGCGCTTTACCATGAGTCGAAGAGCCACCTTGCTCAGTGCCCCGAGTCAATGCGGGAGCAGTTGCGGGAGCAGATGCGAAGG GAGGCGGAGGTGCTGGAGACGGAGGCCAAGCTGTTTGAGGACCTGGAGTTCCAGCAGCTGGAGCGGGAGAGCCGCCTCGAGGAGGAGCGGGAGGCACGgggacagcagctcctgcagagccGGGCTGAGTGCCACCGCAGCATCGCCCGAAGGAAG GAGCGAGTGGCCGCACTGGatgctcaggctgcccagatcCGGCTGCAGAGCACTCAGGAGGCCGAGCGCCTGGCCAGGGAGAGGAACAGcgtcctgcagctcctgcagaag gagaaggagaaactcGTGTCTCTGGAGAGGCGATACCAGCTCGTCACCGGTGGCAGGACCTTCCCCAAAATGTCCTCAGCTCTCAGGGAG GAGACCCTCCACATCTCAGAGCCTTTTGAGCTGTTGGAGGGAGCTCAGCCCCTGAGCCCCCTGCCAGCAGCCGCTGCCTCCTTAGCTTCTCCTGCTACCCGCTCCTACCCCAAGGCACAAGAG TACATGACTGTTGAGCAGCTCTCGGGCATCCTGGGCGGCCTCCGTGCCACTGCCGCTTCGCCACTGGGCTGCACCCCTCCAGCACCTTCATCCTCAGGCTgcgctgctcctcctcctcttcttgcatctcactcttctctctccatctctgcagAG ATGGAGCCGCAGACACCGGTGGGCCCCGCGTGGCTCCCGGCTCTTGATTTAGAGAAGTGGTACCAGGAGGTCATGGCTGGCTTTGAGACCTCCTCTTCTTCtgtctctcctccttcttcccctcctccactTCCAGCTAAAGCTCACTCCTCTCACAAACCTCTTCAG GTCTATCGTGCCAAAACAGAGGGCGACACCGGTGCCCTCCCCTCTCGGATGAAGAGCGGGACCCCCTCATCCTCACAGCTCAACCTCTCCGTACTGGGGCGCAGCCCCTCACCCAAG ctgaCCGCCTGCCCTCCTGCCCAGGGCCCCCCGAGCCCCGCGGGCAGCCTGCCCCGCAACCTGGCCGCCACGCTGCACGACATCGAGACCAAGCGCCAGCTGGCCCTGCAGCAGAAGG CCGAGCCGCTCCCGGCAGAGCCCTTGCAGCAGGGCAATCTACCAG GTCAGCAGGTGATCGAGGAGCAGAAGCGGCGACTGGCGGAGTTGAAGCAGAAAGCGGCCGCCGAGGCTCAATCCCAGTGGGAAGCCCTGCACGGGCAGCCTCCCTTCCCCACTGCCTTCCCCCAGCTCGTGCATCATTCCATCCTCCACCATCACCGTCCCCACGGCAGCGGGTCCCGCGCTGAGGAGCTGGACCACGCGTACGACACCCTGAGCCTGGAGAGCTCGGACAGCCTGGAGACCAGCATCTCCACCGGCAACAACTCTGCCTGCTCGCCTGACAACATCTCCAG TGCCAGCGGGATGGAAGCGGGGAAGattgaggagatggagaagatgctgAAGGAGGCACACGCGGAGAAGTCACGGCTGATGGAGTCTCGG GAGCGCGAGATGGAGCTGCGGCGGCAGGCACTGGAGGACGAGCGCCGGCGCCGGGAGCAGCTGGAACGGCGGCTGCAGGACGAGACCGCGCGGCGACAGAagctggtggagaaggaggtcAAGCTGCGGGAGAAGCACTTCTCGCAG GCTCGTCCCTTGACGCGGTACCTCCCCATCCGCAAGGAGGATTTCAACCTGCGGCTGCACATCGAGTCCTCAGGCCACAACGTGGACACCTGCTACCACGTCATCCTGACGGAGAAGATGTGCAAGGGCTACCTGGTCAAGATGGGCGGCAAGATCAAGTCTTGGAAGAAGCGCTGGTTCGTCTTTGACCGCATGAAACGCACTCTCTCCTACTACGTGG ATAAACACGAGACAAAGCTGAAGGGCGTCATCTATTTCCAAGCCATCGAAGAGGTTTATTACGACCACCTCCGCAGCGCGGCGAAG agcCCCAACCCCGCCCTCACCTTCTGCGTCAAGACCCACGACCGCCTCTACTACATGGTGGCCCCCTCGGCGGAGGCCATGCGCATCTGGATGGACGCCATCGTCACCGGTGCCGAGGGCTACACCCAGTTCATGAGCTGA